From the genome of uncultured Bacteroides sp.:
CTATTGCTAAGCAAAAACGGGCAAGTACCGGAACAAATCTTCATTCGTTTGCTTCAAGTTCCATATTATCCACAGGTAAGTGGGTGAGGATACGAGTTGGCGAATCTGGCGTATACAAAATAACTGCCGCCGAACTTCAACAGATGGGATTTACAAATCCTGCAAAGGTGCGGTTGTATGGTTATGGTGGCCGCATTCTTCCTGAAAGTTTTAAGAAATCAAAGATAGATGACTTACCAGAAATCCCGTTATGGCGGGGCGATGGTTATGTCCTTTTTTATGCGAATGGCGTAGTTCGTTGGGATGAGAATTCCGGAGTTACGGGCTTTACGCATACCAATAATTGCTATTCTAGCTATGGATATTATTTCCTGACTGAAGGAAATGAGACGCCTCTGACTTTTCCTGCAGAAGAATCTTTGACTTCAGGAAGTGCAAAAACTGTGACTACCTTTGATGGTTATGCTCTCTATGAAAAGGATGCTTTTAATTGGACTGCTTCTGGTAGAGAGTTATATGATAGTTACGATTTTGTTTCCGGAAACACGAAGAATTATTCCTTTACCTTGCCAGGAATAACAAATGATAAAGCATATTGCACTGTTGCTTTTGCTGCTAAATCTGACGTTTACACAACTGTTGGTGTTCAGATAGACGGAACAAACTATGGACAATTTTCTATTGCTTCAGCTCCTATAAATGATTCGTATTGTAAAGCACAGCCAGGAAGTGGAACGGTTATCTGGGATGGCAATAAAAATGAGAATACTACCGTGACTCTTACACATACACGTGGAGCGGGATCTTCTGGCAGGCTTAATTATATTCAACTGAATTATAGAAGAAAGCTTGCACTGTATGATTCTTATACAACTTTCCGTGATTTGCCATCCGTGGGTGATGTTACTACCTATGTGATTGCCGGGGCTAACAGTAATATGAAAGTTTGGGATGTTACCACTCCGGGCGATTATCGGCAAATGAACGGTACATTGAGCGACGGCAAATATTCGTTCACTGTTAATAACCCATCTTTACGAGAATTTGTTGCGGTAGATGTTAACGGAACTAATTTTAAGAAAGTCGAGATTGTAGGAGATGTAAGTAATCAGAATCTGCATTCATTTGAACAGTGCGATATGGTGATTATTGTGCCTTCCAATGGTGATTTCCTGTCTGAAGCAGAACGTTTAGCCGAAGCTCACCGTACTAAAGACGGAATGACTGTTCACGTTGTAACAGCAGATCAGGTGTATAATGAATTCTCTTCCGGTACTCCTGATGCTACCGCTTACCGTTGGTTTATGAAGATGTTTTATGATCGTGCCGTAGTTTCAGGAACTGAGAATACAGCCGGTAGCAAGCTGCCTAAATATCTATTGCTTTTTGGTGATTGCGCCTGGGATAACAGAATGATAACCTCTTCCTGGCAGGGATATTCGCCCGATGATTTTTTATTGGGATATCAGTCTAATAACTCAACGTGGGAAACTTACTCTTATGTAACGGATGACTATTTGGGTTTGCTGGATGATGAAGACGGAGCAAGTCTGGAATATGATGGAATGGATATTGGAGTTGGTCGATTCCCGGTTCGTACAGCTACTGAAGCTAAGCAGATGGTTGATAAAACCATAGCCTATATGCAAAATAAAGAGCTTGCTTCCTGGAAAAATTCAATCTGCTTTGTGGCCGATGATGGAGATAATAATTTGCACATGACTCAGGCTGAAGAACTGGCTACTAAAGTGGAGACTAACTATCCGGACTTTTTAGTGAATCGTATTTATGGAGATGCCTATAAGTGGGAAACAACAGCTACCGGACACACCTATAAACAGGCAACTAAACGTTTACTTGAACTTTTCAAGGAAGGTATGTTTATGGTAAATTACACAGGACATGGAGGCCCTAATGGCTGGTCGGCAGAGAATATTCTTGTTTCTTCAGATATTACTGCATTAAGTTCTTCCAGATTACCACTTTGGGTTACTGCCACTTGCGACTTTTGCAGATATGATGATATCTCAACTTCTGCCGGTGAACTTGCTTTTCTGAATAATAAGGGAGGGGCAATAGCGCTGTTTACTACTTCCAGAGTGGTTTATGCACAAAACAATTCCAATCTGAATAAAGTCTTTTGTAAATACGTGTTCAGTAAACAAGATGGTAACCGGTTACGATTGGGAGATATTATGCGTTTGTCTAAATGCGATCCTAATTTAAGCGGAGACCTGAATAAACTGAAATTTTCCTTGATTGGCGACCCGGCATTAATGCTTGCCTATCCGGATTACAAAGTTGTGGTTGATAAGTTTAAAGGTGAGGATGCTTCGGCTTCCGATTTAGTTATAAAAGCCGGTGGAAAAGTTCAGGTTCAGGGAAGGGTTACCGATACTGACGGAAATACCTTGACCGATTTTAATGGGAAGATTTATCCTACAGTTTTTGATAACAAAGAAACAGTTACTACTTTGAATAATGATGGAACATCCGAGGCAGGAGGTTTCACTTTCTCTCAAAGAGAAAAGAAACTCTTTTCGGGCAGCGATTCCATCCGATCAGGGAATTTCTCTTTTACCTTTCCGGTTCCAAAAGATATTAATTACTCTAACGAACAGGGAATGCTTAATTTCTATGCTGCCGAATCTGCAACCGGCAGGGAAGCTCAGGGAGCTTACAATAATTTCGTAATTGGAGGAACGGAACAAGGAACGGCAGATACCGACACTCTCGGTCCGAAAATAAATCTTTATCTCAATACTCCCGAATTTGTTTATGGAGGAAAAACAAACGAAACTCCTTACCTTGTTGCTGACCTCGAAGATAGTGATGGGGTAAATACGGTTGGAAATGGCATCGGACATGATATTGTGGCAATTATAGATAATTCGCCTATATATTCTTATGTGTTGAATAATTATTATGAATCTTATTTTGGTGATTACACTAAAGGAACGGTACGATACAGTCTTCCAACTTTGACAGAAGGAAAGCACAAATTATTCTTCCGTGCATGGGATGTTATGAACAACTCTTCCTCAACTTCTTTGGAGTTTGAGGTGGTAAACGGACTGAAACCGGGATTGTTTGATGTGTATTGCACGAAGAGTCCGGCAAGAGATAACACTACGTTTGTACTTAGTCATGATCGCCCGGAAGCTACACTGGATGTAACACTCTCTGTATACGATTTCTCCGGAAGAGTATTGTGGACCCATACCGAATCTGGCATGAGTGCCAATAGCTATTATTACGTAGATTGGAATTTAACCAGCAATGGCGGTCAGCGGCTTGCTTCGGGAGTTTATTTGTTCCGTGCTTCCATTACGTCGGGCGGAAGTAAAGAGAGTACCCGTGCAGGAAAAATAGTCATTCTGGCACAATAATAACCCCGATAAAAAGTTTTATATAAACAGATGTTTAAAAAGAAAGTATGAAAGAACTAAAAGAATATATCCTTTTAATCCTTATCCTCTTTGCTAATCACAATTTGCAGGCGCAAGATGTAAAGAACCAGTTCAACCCTGTGAATACAGGTGTAACTTCGCTTTCCATAGCTCCCGATTCAAGAGGTGGTGCGATGGGTGACGTTGGTGCTGCCACCGATCCGGATGTGAACTCACAATTCTGGAACCCGGCGAAGTACCCGTTTACCGTGAGTCGTGCAGGAGTTTCTCTTTCCTATACCCCATGGCTCCGTCAGTTGGTGAATGATATTGATTTGGCTTATGTGGCAGGTTATTACCGTATCGGTGATTATCAGGCGCTGAGTGCTTCTTTAAGATACTTTTCTCTTGGTGAAGTTACTGTGG
Proteins encoded in this window:
- the porU gene encoding type IX secretion system sortase PorU, translated to MCSRNYIFLLLLSLFSLSISAQNFTSLKWQDSFVSDQPLFADAHYVANSKLPRYIQNIDLGPDYNNYTYSVKIEYPEFQTLSKSNSSFLTAVGEPLASYPKADTRIFVSARKGILEVSFVPLVYRNGEYQCINSFKLTLEKSIAKQKRASTGTNLHSFASSSILSTGKWVRIRVGESGVYKITAAELQQMGFTNPAKVRLYGYGGRILPESFKKSKIDDLPEIPLWRGDGYVLFYANGVVRWDENSGVTGFTHTNNCYSSYGYYFLTEGNETPLTFPAEESLTSGSAKTVTTFDGYALYEKDAFNWTASGRELYDSYDFVSGNTKNYSFTLPGITNDKAYCTVAFAAKSDVYTTVGVQIDGTNYGQFSIASAPINDSYCKAQPGSGTVIWDGNKNENTTVTLTHTRGAGSSGRLNYIQLNYRRKLALYDSYTTFRDLPSVGDVTTYVIAGANSNMKVWDVTTPGDYRQMNGTLSDGKYSFTVNNPSLREFVAVDVNGTNFKKVEIVGDVSNQNLHSFEQCDMVIIVPSNGDFLSEAERLAEAHRTKDGMTVHVVTADQVYNEFSSGTPDATAYRWFMKMFYDRAVVSGTENTAGSKLPKYLLLFGDCAWDNRMITSSWQGYSPDDFLLGYQSNNSTWETYSYVTDDYLGLLDDEDGASLEYDGMDIGVGRFPVRTATEAKQMVDKTIAYMQNKELASWKNSICFVADDGDNNLHMTQAEELATKVETNYPDFLVNRIYGDAYKWETTATGHTYKQATKRLLELFKEGMFMVNYTGHGGPNGWSAENILVSSDITALSSSRLPLWVTATCDFCRYDDISTSAGELAFLNNKGGAIALFTTSRVVYAQNNSNLNKVFCKYVFSKQDGNRLRLGDIMRLSKCDPNLSGDLNKLKFSLIGDPALMLAYPDYKVVVDKFKGEDASASDLVIKAGGKVQVQGRVTDTDGNTLTDFNGKIYPTVFDNKETVTTLNNDGTSEAGGFTFSQREKKLFSGSDSIRSGNFSFTFPVPKDINYSNEQGMLNFYAAESATGREAQGAYNNFVIGGTEQGTADTDTLGPKINLYLNTPEFVYGGKTNETPYLVADLEDSDGVNTVGNGIGHDIVAIIDNSPIYSYVLNNYYESYFGDYTKGTVRYSLPTLTEGKHKLFFRAWDVMNNSSSTSLEFEVVNGLKPGLFDVYCTKSPARDNTTFVLSHDRPEATLDVTLSVYDFSGRVLWTHTESGMSANSYYYVDWNLTSNGGQRLASGVYLFRASITSGGSKESTRAGKIVILAQ